A single genomic interval of Koleobacter methoxysyntrophicus harbors:
- a CDS encoding TrkH family potassium uptake protein yields the protein MIKKITPTQTIILGFVSVILTGTILLYLPISTKTGHIHFIDALFTATSAVCVTGLVVVDTGTYYTLFGQIVIMVLIQIGGLGFMTTATLVFLALGKKITLRERLIIQEALNQFSLEGIVRLARYVIIMTFLIEGIGTILLSIRFVPEFGLLKGIYYSIFHSISAFCNAGFDLMGDFTSFTKYSEDIYVSLVISTLFIIGGIGYTVIIDVYNNKKNFKKFTLHSKLAITVTAVLILSGTLFIFLLEKNNPLTMGNLSLKGKIIASYFQAVTPRTAGFNTIPIDSLRNTTAFFIIILMFIGASPASTGGGIKTVTFGVLLASVKTIIKGKCEVEIYRKRLSQDIINRAIAVTIVSMLLVILVTIMLSAVEAERRDFLTVLFETTSAFGTVGLSRGLTTHLTPLGRLLIIFTMFAGRVGPLSLVMAIGEKKGRGTIRYPEEKVMVG from the coding sequence ATTATCAAAAAGATAACACCTACTCAAACTATTATACTCGGCTTCGTTTCAGTTATTTTAACAGGAACGATTTTGCTTTATTTGCCTATTTCAACAAAAACAGGGCATATCCATTTTATTGATGCCCTGTTTACTGCAACATCTGCAGTATGTGTTACAGGACTGGTTGTAGTGGATACGGGAACTTATTATACGTTATTCGGCCAGATCGTCATCATGGTCCTTATACAGATCGGCGGCCTCGGTTTTATGACAACAGCAACCCTTGTTTTTCTGGCATTGGGTAAAAAAATAACCCTCAGGGAGAGATTAATAATTCAGGAGGCTTTAAACCAATTTTCCCTGGAGGGTATAGTTAGATTGGCTAGATATGTAATTATCATGACCTTTTTAATTGAAGGAATCGGAACGATTTTATTATCAATTCGCTTTGTTCCGGAGTTCGGATTGCTGAAAGGGATTTATTATAGTATATTCCACTCAATTTCTGCCTTTTGCAATGCTGGCTTTGATTTAATGGGTGATTTTACGAGTTTTACAAAATATAGCGAAGATATCTATGTAAGTCTTGTAATAAGCACCCTATTTATCATTGGAGGGATAGGGTATACCGTTATTATTGATGTATATAATAATAAAAAGAATTTTAAAAAGTTTACCCTTCACTCAAAACTGGCAATTACAGTTACAGCTGTCCTTATTCTTAGCGGGACCCTTTTTATTTTCCTGCTGGAGAAGAACAATCCCCTGACTATGGGCAACCTTTCCCTCAAGGGTAAGATAATAGCTTCGTATTTTCAGGCCGTTACGCCGAGAACCGCGGGATTTAATACAATACCGATAGATTCATTAAGAAATACTACCGCTTTTTTCATCATTATCCTTATGTTCATAGGTGCTTCTCCTGCTTCTACAGGGGGTGGAATTAAAACCGTTACCTTCGGTGTTCTCCTGGCATCAGTAAAAACAATAATTAAAGGAAAATGTGAGGTTGAAATTTACCGCAAGAGGCTCTCCCAGGATATTATTAACAGAGCCATTGCAGTTACTATAGTTTCAATGTTACTGGTAATTCTAGTTACTATAATGTTAAGTGCTGTAGAGGCCGAACGTAGAGATTTCCTTACGGTGCTTTTTGAAACCACTTCTGCTTTTGGTACCGTAGGGTTATCCCGGGGCCTCACCACCCATCTTACCCCTTTAGGTCGTTTATTGATAATATTTACAATGTTTGCGGGGCGGGTCGGTCCCCTATCCCTGGTAATGGCTATCGGTGAAAAAAAAGGTAGGGGGACGATAAGATACCCCGAAGAAAAGGTTATGGTGGGATAG
- the glmL gene encoding methylaspartate mutase accessory protein GlmL: MILLIDFGSTYTKLTAVDIKKLEVKAAARAVTTVDTDVMIGLRNALDILKGQLGKNIRFREKLAASSAAGGLRMVAVGLVPELTARAAELAALKAGAKVVGVYSYKLTEDDLEGIQNLLPDIILLAGGTDGGNTEIIIHNAGMLSRLKSDVPIVMAGNCVAAKRVENTLARFGKRVYVTENVLPNLKQLNVEPAREVIKEVFIEKIIHAKGIDKAKEFVDGILMPTPAAVLEGAKLLADGTHEEEGIGELLVVDVGGATTDVHSVNCGIPSNPRIILKGFQEPYAKRTVEGDLGVRYNAPNLFKMLKPKELNEISPSFDVHKWVKQLSEEVGLLPDTEEKVLLDQLMAKKAVEIAVERHAGTLKTVYTPEGIRYFQKGKDLTEIKYIIGTGGVIIHSKNPREILEGSLLKGSKQGYLKPVTPQFLLDEKYILSAMGLMSKKYPLQALKIMKKYLKKI; encoded by the coding sequence ATGATTTTATTAATAGATTTTGGGAGCACATACACAAAATTGACGGCCGTTGATATTAAAAAACTTGAAGTAAAAGCTGCGGCTAGGGCGGTTACTACTGTTGATACAGATGTAATGATCGGTTTGAGAAATGCTTTAGATATCTTAAAAGGGCAATTAGGTAAAAATATCAGATTTCGTGAGAAATTAGCTGCAAGCAGTGCGGCCGGCGGTCTGAGGATGGTTGCTGTAGGACTGGTTCCGGAGCTTACGGCTAGAGCTGCTGAATTGGCTGCATTAAAAGCAGGGGCAAAGGTAGTTGGGGTATATTCTTATAAACTCACAGAAGATGATTTAGAAGGGATACAAAACCTGCTGCCGGATATCATTCTCCTGGCGGGTGGAACCGATGGAGGTAATACCGAAATTATCATACATAATGCAGGGATGTTATCGCGATTGAAAAGCGATGTTCCGATAGTGATGGCCGGCAACTGTGTTGCTGCAAAAAGGGTAGAAAATACCCTTGCGAGATTCGGAAAAAGGGTTTATGTTACTGAAAATGTTCTCCCCAACCTCAAACAACTCAACGTAGAACCGGCCAGGGAAGTAATCAAGGAAGTTTTTATTGAAAAAATTATCCATGCAAAGGGCATAGATAAGGCAAAAGAATTTGTCGATGGAATACTCATGCCCACACCTGCGGCTGTCCTGGAAGGGGCCAAGCTCTTAGCCGACGGAACCCATGAAGAAGAAGGCATAGGCGAGCTTCTGGTAGTTGATGTGGGCGGAGCCACAACCGATGTACATTCTGTAAACTGCGGCATTCCATCAAATCCCCGGATAATCCTAAAAGGCTTCCAGGAACCGTATGCAAAGAGGACGGTAGAGGGTGATTTAGGAGTGCGGTATAATGCACCCAATTTATTTAAGATGCTAAAGCCAAAAGAACTGAACGAGATTTCCCCTTCTTTCGATGTCCATAAATGGGTGAAACAACTGTCAGAAGAGGTAGGGCTTCTTCCTGATACTGAAGAAAAGGTTCTTTTAGACCAGCTTATGGCTAAAAAAGCCGTGGAAATTGCAGTTGAACGACATGCAGGGACTTTAAAGACTGTTTATACCCCTGAAGGAATCCGGTATTTTCAAAAGGGCAAGGACTTAACAGAAATAAAATATATAATAGGAACGGGTGGGGTTATAATCCACAGTAAAAACCCCCGGGAAATCCTTGAAGGGTCTTTGCTAAAAGGAAGCAAGCAGGGATATCTGAAACCTGTTACCCCCCAGTTCCTTCTAGATGAAAAATATATCCTTTCGGCTATGGGTTTAATGTCGAAAAAATATCCCCTCCAGGCCCTCAAAATAATGAAAAAATACCTAAAAAAAATTTGA
- the aroB gene encoding 3-dehydroquinate synthase, translating into MEKVNVPLGNRTYPIFFANNVITDASRILKPYVQGKTVMIITDTNIDPLYGQTLQSTLKSEGFNVHKIVIPAGEKSKTLETSEILYNRCLEANLDRTSTIISLGGGVVGDISGFVAATYMRGIDFIQVPTSLLAQVDSSVGGKVGVNLPAAKNAVGAFHQPRAVLIDVSLLKTLPAGEFRSGLSEIIKYGVIWDKAFFDWLEENIDDLKKDDDKLQYAVIQSCRIKAEIVSQDEREKGLRAILNFGHTIGHAIESAAGYGRYTHGEAVAIGQVYESSLAVHTGFLKQQNAHKIKRLIQNAGLPVDYADIEHECLIERMLYDKKNVDTEPVFILPMDIGEVKKVKISVDNVRRFLERARENTLNPNQAANPVSR; encoded by the coding sequence ATGGAAAAAGTGAATGTACCGCTGGGCAATAGAACTTATCCCATATTTTTTGCAAATAATGTAATTACAGATGCTTCGAGGATCTTGAAACCCTATGTGCAGGGAAAAACCGTTATGATAATAACCGACACAAACATAGACCCCCTATACGGTCAAACCCTTCAGAGCACCCTGAAGTCTGAGGGCTTTAATGTGCACAAGATAGTTATCCCGGCAGGGGAAAAGAGCAAAACATTAGAAACTTCAGAAATTCTTTACAACAGGTGCCTTGAAGCAAATTTAGACCGCACTTCAACCATTATTTCGTTGGGCGGCGGGGTTGTCGGCGATATATCAGGTTTCGTTGCAGCAACCTATATGAGGGGAATAGATTTTATTCAGGTCCCCACATCCCTCCTGGCTCAGGTTGACAGCAGTGTCGGGGGAAAGGTAGGTGTAAATCTCCCTGCAGCCAAAAACGCAGTAGGGGCTTTTCATCAACCCAGGGCGGTCCTTATTGACGTTTCACTGCTCAAAACCCTGCCTGCTGGAGAATTCAGGTCAGGACTGAGTGAGATAATAAAATACGGAGTAATATGGGATAAAGCCTTTTTTGATTGGCTGGAGGAAAACATTGATGACCTTAAAAAAGACGATGACAAACTCCAATACGCAGTTATACAATCCTGCAGGATAAAAGCTGAAATAGTCTCTCAGGATGAAAGGGAAAAAGGTCTTAGGGCCATACTGAACTTCGGCCATACCATAGGCCATGCTATCGAAAGTGCAGCCGGCTACGGCAGATATACCCATGGAGAGGCAGTAGCTATAGGCCAGGTTTATGAATCCAGCTTAGCTGTTCATACAGGGTTTTTAAAACAGCAAAACGCCCATAAAATCAAAAGGCTTATTCAGAATGCCGGTCTGCCGGTAGATTATGCAGATATAGAACATGAATGCCTTATAGAACGGATGCTTTACGATAAGAAAAACGTTGATACCGAACCCGTCTTTATCCTCCCCATGGATATTGGAGAGGTAAAAAAGGTGAAGATAAGCGTCGATAATGTTAGAAGGTTTTTGGAACGGGCAAGGGAAAATACCCTTAACCCTAACCAGGCAGCTAACCCCGTAAGCCGCTGA
- the rph gene encoding ribonuclease PH codes for MPRIDNRNFDELRPVKITRNINKFAEGSVLIETGDTKVIVTATIEDKVPPFLRGQNQGWVTGEYSMLPRATEIRNVRESMKGRISGRTLEIQRLIGRALRSVVDLSAIGERTVWLDCDVIQADGGTRTASITGAFVALIDAFNYLCNKGELEKIPVVDFIAATSVGIVDDDILLDLCFEEDSRAKVDMNVVMTGNGKIVEIQGTGEASPFSREEMDAMLVLAEKGIKELIHIQRECLGEISDKIMGGSDGTDIKTNSDSDG; via the coding sequence ATGCCAAGGATTGACAATAGAAATTTTGATGAGCTTCGCCCGGTAAAAATAACAAGAAATATCAACAAATTTGCCGAAGGGTCTGTCCTAATAGAAACAGGCGATACAAAGGTGATAGTTACAGCTACCATCGAGGATAAGGTGCCGCCGTTTTTGAGAGGCCAAAACCAGGGGTGGGTAACGGGTGAATATTCTATGCTTCCCAGGGCGACGGAGATAAGGAATGTAAGGGAATCTATGAAAGGCCGGATAAGCGGTAGAACCCTCGAAATCCAGAGGCTTATCGGCAGAGCCCTTAGGTCGGTTGTGGATTTGAGCGCAATCGGTGAACGCACTGTCTGGCTTGACTGTGATGTAATACAGGCCGATGGCGGTACTAGGACGGCATCAATAACCGGGGCTTTTGTAGCTTTAATAGATGCATTTAATTACCTTTGTAATAAAGGGGAGCTGGAAAAAATACCTGTAGTTGATTTTATTGCTGCTACCAGTGTGGGAATAGTAGATGATGACATCCTGCTTGACCTGTGCTTTGAAGAAGATTCCAGGGCAAAGGTTGATATGAATGTGGTTATGACAGGGAACGGTAAAATCGTAGAAATTCAGGGTACGGGAGAGGCATCACCTTTCAGCAGGGAAGAAATGGATGCAATGCTGGTACTGGCGGAAAAAGGCATAAAAGAGCTTATTCATATACAAAGAGAATGTTTAGGAGAAATTAGCGATAAAATAATGGGTGGTAGTGATGGAACAGATATTAAAACGAATAGTGATAGCGACGGGTAA
- a CDS encoding DUF2179 domain-containing protein: MLSIVSGYLFIFFARVIDVSLMTTRTLMIVRGKRAYAAFIGFFEIIIYIIALNKVVNNLDNPANILAYALGFATGNYMGSFIEEKMALGNIAAQIIPKKNGDDLQEVLRDEGFGVTVLEGMGKEGTKKILNVALKRKNLPKLLDIVNRFDDGAFITVMDARTTRGGYFMQTHKSK, translated from the coding sequence GTGTTGTCAATTGTTTCAGGTTATCTATTTATTTTTTTTGCCAGGGTGATTGATGTTTCCCTTATGACAACGAGGACCTTAATGATAGTCAGAGGGAAAAGGGCTTACGCAGCCTTCATCGGCTTTTTCGAGATAATAATATACATTATAGCCCTGAATAAAGTTGTCAACAACCTTGACAATCCCGCAAATATACTGGCTTATGCCCTTGGTTTTGCTACAGGGAATTACATGGGGAGTTTTATAGAAGAGAAAATGGCTCTCGGTAATATAGCTGCCCAGATTATTCCAAAGAAAAACGGGGACGACCTACAGGAAGTTTTGAGAGATGAAGGTTTCGGGGTAACTGTCCTGGAAGGAATGGGAAAAGAAGGAACGAAGAAAATTTTGAATGTTGCCCTTAAAAGAAAGAACCTTCCAAAACTGTTGGATATTGTTAACCGCTTTGATGATGGGGCCTTTATAACGGTTATGGACGCCCGTACGACTCGGGGTGGTTATTTTATGCAGACCCACAAATCTAAATAA
- a CDS encoding GerMN domain-containing protein codes for MKARLFLMTVLFITLVVISSGCSLFNDGTEAPNKDYEIQEQEESINDIDGEKIEDVEGMEVKMRDTVFYYVTDDGHHLVPYMMKIPWEEGIGRAAVKKLIDCQEVRETLNGTGLNPVLPSGTEILGLTIRDGLAKIDFNRNFLNFSTKEEEENGVNAVVYTLTEFPTVDKVQFMIEGKIIDVLPYGTNISKPLERGNINLERDSTETSGTGSFPVTLYFIWSGPEDHAFFFVPVTRIASKVDNIIKWAVEELVKGPERGEGLYSFIPASTRVLDVRVDEKGTAYVDFSGEIADYGGGIVTESAIINCIVLTLTQFPGVNQVRVLVEGDSGVLPEGTILDRPISRPVYINPSSL; via the coding sequence ATGAAAGCAAGGCTGTTTCTGATGACGGTATTGTTTATTACTTTAGTTGTTATATCTTCAGGGTGTTCACTGTTCAACGATGGTACGGAAGCCCCAAATAAAGATTATGAAATACAGGAGCAGGAGGAAAGCATAAATGACATTGATGGAGAAAAAATAGAAGATGTGGAAGGCATGGAAGTTAAGATGAGGGATACGGTTTTCTATTATGTTACTGATGATGGGCATCATCTTGTTCCATATATGATGAAAATCCCTTGGGAAGAAGGTATTGGCAGAGCAGCTGTAAAAAAACTGATAGACTGTCAGGAGGTTAGGGAGACCTTGAACGGAACCGGTTTAAACCCGGTACTACCATCGGGAACAGAAATCCTCGGGCTCACTATAAGGGATGGGCTTGCGAAGATAGATTTCAATAGAAATTTCTTAAATTTTTCAACTAAAGAGGAGGAAGAAAATGGAGTAAATGCTGTGGTATATACCCTCACAGAATTTCCTACTGTTGATAAGGTTCAGTTTATGATAGAAGGGAAAATAATAGATGTCCTTCCTTATGGAACAAACATTTCCAAACCTTTAGAAAGGGGAAATATAAATTTAGAACGGGATAGTACGGAAACGTCGGGTACAGGTAGTTTTCCTGTAACCCTTTATTTTATATGGTCAGGGCCTGAGGACCATGCGTTTTTTTTTGTTCCAGTTACAAGGATTGCCTCTAAAGTGGACAATATAATAAAGTGGGCGGTGGAGGAATTAGTAAAAGGCCCGGAAAGGGGAGAGGGTCTCTACAGTTTTATTCCGGCAAGTACCCGGGTTTTAGATGTCCGTGTGGATGAAAAAGGCACGGCCTATGTGGATTTTTCAGGGGAAATAGCAGATTATGGAGGGGGGATAGTGACAGAAAGTGCAATAATTAACTGTATAGTCCTTACCCTTACCCAGTTTCCTGGAGTGAACCAGGTAAGGGTTTTGGTAGAAGGAGACTCAGGGGTACTCCCTGAAGGCACAATCCTCGATCGACCCATTAGCAGGCCGGTTTATATAAATCCTTCCAGTTTATAG
- a CDS encoding phenylacetate--CoA ligase family protein — translation MKNQQRKSRTELRRIQLDGLKETVKRVYENVPFYKNCFDRLGITPEDISSLEDLEKLPFTTKEDLRDNYPFGLLAVPMKDIVRLHASSGTTGKATVVAYTKKDIGTWAGLMERVLRYCGVTESDIIQNAYGYGLFTGGLGFHYGAEKLGATVVPISGGNTKRQINLMQDLGSTVLTCTPSYALHLAEVAGEMKVDLKKLPLKVGIFGAEPWSEKMREEIEEKLSIKAFDIYGLSEVMGPGVACECSAQEGLHIFEDHFIPEIIDPKTGKTLPPGSEGELVLTTITKEGLPLIRYRTRDITSLIEEECSCGAVHVRMKKIMGRSDDMLIIRGVNVFPSQIESVLMTIDELNPHYLLVINKKGTLDELEVWVETAHKSGDLSARISREIYAVLGINVKINLVPPKTLKRSEGKAVRVLNKNEAAL, via the coding sequence ATGAAAAATCAACAAAGGAAATCAAGGACGGAACTCAGGAGAATCCAGCTGGACGGGCTAAAAGAAACTGTGAAAAGGGTTTATGAAAATGTACCTTTTTATAAAAACTGTTTTGATAGGCTTGGAATAACCCCTGAGGATATCAGTTCTTTAGAAGACCTTGAAAAACTGCCGTTTACAACAAAAGAAGATTTAAGAGATAATTACCCATTCGGTTTACTAGCCGTTCCTATGAAAGACATCGTAAGGCTCCATGCATCATCGGGGACTACAGGAAAAGCCACCGTTGTTGCTTATACAAAAAAAGACATCGGGACATGGGCCGGGTTAATGGAAAGGGTTTTGAGGTACTGCGGTGTAACTGAAAGTGATATAATTCAGAATGCATACGGATATGGGTTGTTTACAGGAGGGTTGGGTTTCCATTACGGTGCTGAAAAGCTGGGTGCAACGGTTGTTCCCATCTCTGGGGGTAACACCAAAAGGCAGATTAACCTGATGCAGGATTTAGGGTCAACTGTTCTTACATGTACCCCTTCGTATGCCCTGCATCTTGCTGAAGTAGCGGGAGAAATGAAGGTAGATTTAAAGAAATTACCCCTTAAAGTTGGAATCTTTGGTGCTGAGCCCTGGTCTGAAAAAATGAGGGAAGAAATCGAAGAAAAACTATCAATTAAGGCCTTTGACATATATGGTTTAAGTGAAGTTATGGGCCCCGGTGTTGCCTGTGAATGTTCGGCTCAGGAAGGGCTTCACATTTTTGAAGACCATTTTATTCCCGAAATTATTGACCCTAAAACGGGCAAAACACTGCCACCCGGCTCTGAAGGGGAACTGGTCCTCACCACCATTACAAAGGAAGGTCTTCCTTTAATAAGATATAGAACCAGGGATATTACAAGCCTAATAGAAGAGGAGTGTTCCTGTGGTGCCGTCCATGTCAGAATGAAGAAAATTATGGGAAGAAGTGACGATATGCTGATTATCAGGGGAGTAAACGTATTTCCTTCGCAGATCGAAAGCGTGCTGATGACAATTGATGAACTGAATCCCCATTACCTTCTGGTTATCAACAAAAAAGGAACCCTTGATGAACTGGAAGTGTGGGTAGAAACTGCTCATAAATCAGGGGACCTGTCTGCCAGAATTTCAAGGGAAATCTATGCTGTTCTAGGAATTAATGTTAAAATCAATCTCGTCCCACCTAAAACTCTAAAACGAAGTGAAGGTAAGGCAGTAAGGGTTTTAAACAAAAATGAGGCAGCATTATGA
- a CDS encoding XTP/dITP diphosphatase, whose product MEQILKRIVIATGNKDKMKELKAMLEGVLVQIVPMNDFDNIPAVVENGQTFKENALIKARTVTSALNMIALADDSGLEVDFLKGQPGVKSARFAGEHATDEENNEKLLKLLKDVPLQKRTARFKCVIALTCPDGREFTAEGTCEGYIVFEPKGNKGFGYDPLFWVPEYNKTFGEMEPFLKNQISHRAKALKKIVKIIGTEII is encoded by the coding sequence ATGGAACAGATATTAAAACGAATAGTGATAGCGACGGGTAATAAAGACAAGATGAAAGAATTAAAAGCCATGCTGGAAGGGGTCCTTGTTCAGATTGTCCCTATGAATGATTTTGATAATATCCCGGCAGTTGTTGAAAATGGACAAACCTTCAAGGAAAATGCCCTGATTAAAGCGCGAACGGTGACCAGTGCTCTCAACATGATAGCCCTGGCCGATGATTCAGGACTGGAAGTAGACTTTTTAAAGGGGCAGCCGGGAGTAAAATCGGCCCGTTTTGCAGGGGAACATGCTACGGATGAAGAGAACAACGAGAAGCTGTTAAAGCTTTTGAAAGATGTTCCGCTGCAAAAGAGGACAGCAAGGTTTAAATGTGTTATTGCTCTTACATGTCCTGACGGCAGGGAATTTACTGCAGAGGGCACCTGTGAAGGTTATATTGTCTTTGAACCTAAAGGTAATAAAGGTTTTGGGTACGATCCCCTTTTTTGGGTTCCTGAGTACAATAAGACCTTTGGTGAAATGGAGCCCTTTTTAAAGAATCAGATCAGTCACAGGGCGAAGGCATTAAAGAAAATAGTGAAAATAATTGGAACGGAAATCATATGA
- a CDS encoding metallophosphoesterase — MRLGIISDSHGVESVIKEGIFQMGKIDLVFFAGDGIKDAENVSKELGIEMIAVSGNCDYSSVEPTEKILETGNKRILLTHGHRYDVKHRLDKLYYRAKEIEADIVIFGHTHEPQNFVERGILFFNPGSITIPRGRNPRTFGIINIEQDGRVWSEIFNLDKCMVNTR, encoded by the coding sequence TTGCGATTAGGAATAATTAGCGATTCTCACGGTGTTGAATCGGTGATTAAGGAAGGCATTTTTCAAATGGGAAAGATTGATTTAGTTTTTTTTGCAGGAGATGGGATCAAGGATGCTGAAAATGTTTCAAAGGAATTAGGAATAGAAATGATAGCAGTTTCTGGGAACTGCGATTATTCTTCTGTTGAACCTACCGAAAAAATCCTTGAAACCGGCAACAAAAGAATCCTGTTAACCCACGGTCACCGTTATGATGTAAAACACAGGCTGGACAAACTCTACTATCGTGCAAAGGAGATAGAGGCTGATATAGTGATTTTTGGCCATACTCATGAGCCGCAGAATTTTGTGGAGAGAGGTATCCTATTCTTTAATCCCGGAAGTATTACCATTCCGAGGGGGAGGAATCCCAGGACCTTTGGGATTATTAATATAGAACAAGATGGAAGGGTTTGGAGCGAGATTTTCAATCTGGATAAATGTATGGTGAATACGAGGTGA
- the aroC gene encoding chorismate synthase, with protein MLRYLSGGESHGPGLTAVIDGIPSNLSINIEEINRDLARRQKGYGRGDRMKIEKDKVKILSGIRNGKTLGSPVTLHIENLDWENWQKPTQPVTRPRPGHGDLAGALKYDHTDIRNVLERASARETAARVAVGSIAKTLLKEFGIEIISHVTCIGGVKLKAHYDANTLKQNLGYVEDSQVRCMDKDVEEEMIREIIRAKEEGDSVGGIFEIWVFNVPPGLGSHVNWDRKLDARLAFGLMSIQGIKGVEVGLGFEAGGKRGSEFHDEIFYSADKGYFRKTNNAGGIEGGMTNGAPIVLRAAMKPIPTLYKPLMSVDITTKTPVKAGIERSDTCAVPSASIVGEGVVAWTLAEAFMEKFGGDSLQEVKRNYEGYMEYLRTR; from the coding sequence ATGCTTAGATACTTGTCGGGAGGGGAATCTCACGGCCCCGGATTGACGGCGGTAATAGATGGGATTCCTTCTAATTTATCCATTAATATTGAAGAAATCAACAGAGATCTTGCCAGAAGACAAAAGGGTTACGGCAGGGGAGACAGAATGAAAATAGAAAAGGATAAGGTAAAAATATTAAGCGGTATAAGGAACGGCAAGACCCTGGGAAGTCCTGTAACTCTACATATCGAGAATTTAGACTGGGAAAATTGGCAGAAGCCGACCCAACCTGTAACCAGACCGAGACCGGGTCACGGGGATCTGGCAGGTGCTTTAAAGTATGATCACACAGATATCAGGAATGTGTTGGAAAGAGCCAGCGCCAGAGAGACGGCTGCTAGGGTAGCGGTTGGGAGCATTGCAAAAACCCTCTTGAAGGAATTCGGTATTGAAATAATCAGCCATGTTACCTGTATAGGAGGGGTGAAGCTCAAGGCCCATTACGACGCTAACACCTTGAAACAAAACCTGGGCTATGTGGAGGATTCTCAGGTAAGATGCATGGACAAAGATGTTGAAGAAGAAATGATCCGCGAAATCATAAGGGCTAAAGAAGAAGGGGATTCCGTGGGAGGGATTTTTGAAATTTGGGTTTTCAATGTTCCGCCGGGTCTGGGAAGCCATGTCAATTGGGACAGAAAGCTGGATGCCAGGCTTGCCTTCGGCCTTATGAGCATCCAGGGAATAAAAGGGGTGGAAGTAGGTCTAGGTTTCGAAGCTGGGGGTAAAAGGGGTTCGGAATTCCATGATGAGATATTCTATTCCGCTGATAAGGGATATTTCAGGAAAACCAACAATGCGGGAGGTATCGAGGGTGGAATGACCAATGGGGCTCCTATCGTTTTAAGGGCTGCCATGAAACCTATTCCTACCCTTTACAAACCCTTGATGAGCGTTGATATAACCACCAAAACGCCGGTGAAAGCGGGGATCGAACGCTCAGATACATGTGCTGTTCCTTCTGCCAGCATAGTAGGTGAGGGGGTTGTAGCCTGGACCCTTGCCGAAGCGTTTATGGAAAAGTTCGGAGGGGACAGCCTGCAGGAAGTAAAAAGGAACTACGAGGGGTATATGGAATATTTGAGGACCAGGTAG